From a single Arachis hypogaea cultivar Tifrunner chromosome 3, arahy.Tifrunner.gnm2.J5K5, whole genome shotgun sequence genomic region:
- the LOC112791371 gene encoding lysine-specific demethylase JMJ28, giving the protein MGKKSAAATGEEEDVPPDNLRCGRTDGRQWRCRRRVKDNLKLCEVHYLQGRHRQYKEKVPESLKLQRNKRKSHSPPSSPPSSPANNVEIRARKDSKIALLAKKKRKLSDGTSEALVVQKKNKNKKRKNKNKGLRSGDDKHLELIRMVLTREVEKRKKRNKKNDDDEEDEECSEGGELRRELPNGVMAISTASTANGFNGNVGSHFDVKVAADSNSKAFAVTPRYFRSKNVDRVPVGRLQVVQYGQGLKKKGKGKKKRCHWCQKSNSQNLIKCSSCNKEFFCMDCIKQRYFGTENEVKKACPVCRGTCTCKDCLASQYKDSESKEHSADKSRVGRILHLHYLLCMLLPVLKQISEYQDTQLETEARIKGIEASDIHIRQVEFGFNEKNFCNHCKTPILDLNRSCPSCLYSLCLNCFQELSQGSISGESMLKLPIKTKTCAAREKENADEKAISSCNITHCNGTDNVSFPSTELGGCGHSHRDLRYIFPSSLIKEMELKAEEIICSYELPETPDKSSKCSMCSDTDHKTKRHKQLQEAALRGDSNDNCLFNPTVSDINGDNFEHFQKHWGKGHPVVVQDVLRKTSNLSWDPLIMFCSYLERSITRYESDKDLLESCLDWCEVEINIRQSFSGSLKCRPCENTCHEMLKLKGLLSSQLFKEQFPGHFSEVIDALPIQEYMNPMSGLLNLAASLPLQSTKHDIGPYVHISYGCADKEADSVTKLCYDSYDVVNIMAHTTDVPLSTEQLSKIRRLLKKHKALCRRDSSKITAEQQQEEKVKETLPPHVEEVEQKGSQRVAKEVDFLRRVNRTSFVSTHTEKATTGSIENSFSQDRECDLSDSDSEPTVLHGLSTGRNPRNLFESSKDKNKLSAEHSGAQWDVFRRQDVPKLMEYLIRHCDEFTHNYDNDKVMVHPILDQSIFLDKNHKIRLKEEFQVEPWTFKQHVGEAVVIPAGCPYQIRNPKCCVHVVLEFVSPENVSECIQLIDEVRLLPADHKAKVETLQVKKMVLHSMNTAIKEMHELTNKPAKT; this is encoded by the exons ATGGGAAAAAAATCAGCTGCGGCCACCGGGGAGGAGGAGGATGTTCCGCCGGACAACCTGAGGTGCGGGAGGACGGACGGGCGGCAATGGCGGTGCCGGCGGAGAGTGAAGGATAATCTGAAGCTGTGCGAGGTTCACTACCTTCAAGGTCGCCATCGCCAGTACAAGGAGAAGGTCCCTGAGTCCCTCAAGCTTCAGAGGAATAAGCGTAAGAGCCactctcctccttcttctcctccttcttctcctgCCAACAATGTCGAAATTAGGGCACGCAAGGATTCCAAGATTGCTCTTCTCGCCAAAAAGAAGCGCAAGCTTTCCGATGGTACTTCAGAGGCATTGGTCGttcagaagaagaataagaacaagaaaaggaaaaacaaaaacaagggGTTGCGGAGTGGTGATGATAAGCATTTGGAGCTTATAAGGATGGTCTTGACGAGAGAGGttgagaaaaggaagaagaggaacaagaagaatgacgatgatgaagaagatgaagagtgcAGCGAAGGAGGAGAGTTGCGGAGAGAATTGCCGAATGGAGTGATGGCTATCTCTACAGCTTCAACCGCCAATGGTTTCAATGGCAATGTGGGTTCCCATTTTGATGTAAAAGTGGCTGCTGATTCTAATTCCAAAGCGTTCGCCGTCACGCCGCGTTACTTCAGGTCCAAGAATGTTGATAGAGTCCCTGTTGGCAGGTTGCAG GTTGTGCAGTATGGACAGGGCTTGAAGAAGAAGGGAAAGGGTAAGAAGAAGAGGTGTCATTGGTGCCAGAAGAGTAATTCTCAGAATCTTATCAAGTGTTCTAGCTGTAACAAGGAGTTCTTCTGCATGGATTGCATAAAACAGCG GTATTTTGGCACTGAGAATGAAGTTAAGAAGGCATGCCCTGTTTGTAGAGGAACTTGCACTTGTAAGGACTGTTTGGCAAGTCAATATAAAGACAGTGAAAGTAAG GAACATTCGGCTGATAAAAGCAGAGTTGGTAGAATATTGCATTTACATTACCTACTCTGTATGCTCCTTCCAGTACTGAAACAAATAAGTGAATATCAGGATACTCAGCTAGAAACTGAAGCAAGAATTAAAG GGATAGAAGCTTCTGATATTCACATCAGGCAGGTTGAATTTGGCTTCAATGAGAAAAATTTCTG CAATCACTGCAAAACTCCCATTTTGGATCTCAATAGAAGCTGCCCTAGTTGCTTATATAGCCTTTGCTTAAATTGTTTTCAAGAATTAAGTCAGGGAAGCATTTCTGGAGAATCAATGTTGAAGCTACCGATTAAAACAAAAACTTGCGCTGCCCGTGAGAAAGAAAATGCGGATGAGAAGGCCATTTCTAGTTGCAATATAACTCATTGTAATGGCACTGACAATGTATCATTTCCATCTACAGAACTTGGTGGTTGTGGTCATAGCCACCGTGATTTGAGATATATTTTTCCCTCTAGTTTGATCAAAGAGATGGAACTAAAGGCAGAAGAAATCATTTGCAGTTATGAATTGCCAGAAACACCAGACAAAAGTTCAAAATGCTCAATGTGTTCTGACACAGATCACAAAACTAAAAGACATAAGCAGTTGCAAGAAGCAGCTTTAAGAGGGGATTCAAATGATAATTGCTTGTTTAACCCCACAGTTTCGGACATCAATGGTGATAATTTTGAACACTTTCAAAAACACTGGGGAAAAGGCCATCCCGTAGTGGTGCAAGATGTTCTTCGAAAGACATCAAACCTCAGCTGGGATCCACTGATCATGTTCTGTAGTTATCTTGAGCGGAGCATTACAAGATACGAGAGTGATAAGGACTTACTTGAATCTTGTTTGGATTGGTGTGAG GTGGAAATTAACATTAGGCAGTCTTTTAGCGGGTCTCTCAAATGTCGTCCTTGCGAAAACACTTGCCATGAGATGCTGAAATTAAAGGGGTTGTTGTCTTCCCAACTTTTCAAAGAGCAATTTCCAGGTCATTTTTCTGAAGTAATTGATGCTCTACCAATTCAAGAATACATGAATCCTATGTCTGGTCTTCTGAATTTGGCAGCAAGTTTGCCACTTCAGAGTACTAAACACGACATTGGACCATACGTGCATATTTCATATGGCTGTGCCGACAAGGAAGCTGATTCTGTGACTAAACTCTGCTATGATTCATATGATGtg GTTAATATTATGGCACATACCACGGATGTTCCCCTATCTACAGAGCAGCTTTCAAAAATTCGACGACTACTGAAAAAGCATAAAGCTTTGTGTCGAAGGGATTCTTCTAAAATTACTGCTGAACAACAacaggaagagaaagtaaaagaaACGTTACCACCACATGTTGAAGAAGTGGAACAAAAAGGTTCACAGCGAGTGGCCAAAGAAGTTGACTTTTTAAGGAGAGTCAATAGAACATCCTTTGTCTCAACTCACACTGAAAAAGCAACTACTGGAAGTATAGAGAACAGCTTTTCCCAGGATAGAGAATGTGATTTATCTGATTCCGATTCGGAACCCACAGTTCTCCATGGGTTGTCTACAGGCCGTAATCCAAGAAATCTGTTTGAAAGCTCGAAAGATAAAAATAAGTTATCTGCTGAGCATTCTGGGGCCCAATGGGATGTATTCCGCAGACAAGACGTTCCAAAGCTCATGGAATACCTTATAAGACATTGTGATGAATTTACTCATAACTATGACAATGACAAAGTG ATGGTTCATCCAATTCTAGATCAGAGCATTTTTCTTgacaaaaatcacaaaataaggcttaaaGAGGAGTTTC AGGTTGAACCATGGACATTCAAGCAACATGTTGGAGAAGCCGTTGTCATTCCCGCTGGATGTCCATACCAGATCAGAAATCCTAAG TGTTGCGTTCATGTGGTGTTGGAATTTGTGTCACCGGAAAATGTCTCCGAGTGTATCCAGCTGATTGATGAGGTCCGACTGCTGCCGGCAGACCATAAAGCCAAAGTAGaaactttgcag GTAAAGAAAATGGTGCTTCATAGCATGAATACAGCAATTAAGGAAATGCATGAGCTTACAAACAAGCCAGCCAAAACATGA